The following coding sequences lie in one Aspergillus puulaauensis MK2 DNA, chromosome 3, nearly complete sequence genomic window:
- a CDS encoding uncharacterized protein (COG:G;~EggNog:ENOG410PIMJ;~InterPro:IPR020846,IPR011701,IPR036259;~PFAM:PF07690;~SMCOG1005:Drug resistance transporter, EmrB/QacA;~TransMembrane:14 (i21-46o61-82i89-108o114-136i148-170o176-198i210-233o245-264i285-305o325-343i350-370o376-399i411-435o466-487i);~antiSMASH:Cluster_3.7;~go_function: GO:0022857 - transmembrane transporter activity [Evidence IEA];~go_process: GO:0055085 - transmembrane transport [Evidence IEA]), with the protein MDTDQQSVELKEKETQLSKRFYFAFFSMSVLALAAALSTTSVSIALKTIAQDFQLSTPRTFWLGTSTALTSTIIQPCCATLADVFGRKVALTGSALLLAVGSLMGALAPNYATILAGRTLQGLGSGGISALTDIIVTDLVPLRVRGKWFAFISVPWAIGTTIGPVLSGILTTGGSWRWVFGINVIATTSAAIACWIALPPIPSAQHTVSSLVQVDLAGFLLLSLSLVAILVPIMQASVVHPWGDAHTLAPLIAGVLGLVLFLIYEQWWARNPLIPLAQFRNRSCLLAFFCAMLHGMALWCIMYYLPVYYESIKGFSSLDSGLAVLPETLTLVPASILIGYLVSWSGSYRWAIWLGWSVSTLGSALLYLLAPSTSKGVWIALNLPVGVGMGLLFGAMGFAVQAAVDPERVSLAVTLFSFWRSFGAALGISIGSAIVSSAGHIQTQSSPSSAAASALIDSSMNALRRVWIFCAVACAVALVGSLGIESFSLDQPLVKKDSASGNSVDAV; encoded by the exons ATGGATACAGACCAGCAGTCGGTCgagctgaaggaaaaggagacACAGCTCTCCAAGCGCTTCtatttcgctttcttctccatgtcTGTTCTAGCACTAGCTGCTGCTCTTTCAACGACATCGGTCTCTATTGCACTTAAG ACAATCGCCCAGGACTTCCAGCTGTCCACGCCGCGAACGTTCTGGTTGGGAACATCAACTGCTCTCACCTCAACAATTATCCAGCCCTGCTGTGCAACACTGGCCGACGTGTTTGGTCGAAAAGTCGCGCTGACAGGCAGTGCGCTGCTCCTCGCGGTTGGCTCGCTGATGGGAGCTCTCGCACCGAACTACGCAACAATCCTCGCAGGGCGGACATTACAGGGCCTTGGATCAGGGGGGATTTCAGCTCTGACCGACATTATCGTCACCGATCTCGTTCCATTGCGCGTCCGTGGCAAGTGGTTCGCTTTCATCAGTGTGCCCTGGGCCATCGGGACGACAATCGGGCCTGTCCTCTCTGGCATTCTCACGACGGGAGGGTCTTGG CGATGGGTTTTTGGAATCAACGTCATTGCCACTACAAGCGCAGCCATCGCCTGTTGGATTGCATTACCCCCAATACCCAGCGCCCAGCACACCGTGTCAAGCCTCGTCCAGGTAGACCTGGCTGGAttcctgctgctgtcgctgtcCTTGGTGGCAATCCTCGTGCCTATCATGCAGGCTTCGGTTGTACACCCCTGGGGTGACGCGCATACTCTGGCGCCGCTCATTGCCGGCGTCTTGGGTCTCGTACTCTTCCTCATCTACGAGCAATGGTGGGCTCGCAATCCCCTTATTCCCCTCGCGCAGTTCCGAAACCGCTCCTgtctcctcgccttcttctgcgcCATGCTGCACGGTATGGCCCTGTGGTGTATCATGTACTACCTGCCCGTCTACTACGAAAGCATCAAAGGGTTCAGCAGTCTCGACAGCGGACTGGCCGTGCTGCCCGAGACCCTGACATTGGTCCCGGCCTCTATTCTCATCGGCTACTTGGTGAGCTGGAGCGGCAGTTACAGATGGGCGATATGGCTCGGTTGGAGCGTCTCGACATTGGGTTCGGCGCTCCTATACCTGCTCGCCCCTTCAACCTCGAAAGGCGTATGGATTGCCCTTAATCTGCCGGTTGGAGTGGGAATGGGCCTTTTGTTTGGAGCAATGGGGTTTGCAGTGCAGGCTGCTGTAGATCCTGAGCGGGTGTCGTTGGCTGTGAcgctcttctccttctggcgCTCATTTGGTGCT GCTCTTGGAATTTCAATCGGCAGTGCTATTGTGTCCAGCGCGGGCCATATCCAGACTCAAAGCTCACCGTCgtctgcagcagcttcagcccTGATCGATTCAAGCATGAACGCTCTACGCCGCGTTTGGATCTTCTGCGCTGTTGCGTGTGCTGTCGCCCTGGTTGGGAGCCTTGGGATTGAGTCTTTCTCGCTGGATCAGCCTTTGGTCAAGAAGGATTCGGCGTCTGGTAATTCTGTCGATGCTGTATAG
- a CDS encoding uncharacterized protein (COG:Q;~EggNog:ENOG410PGYE;~InterPro:IPR001128,IPR017972,IPR036396,IPR002974;~PFAM:PF00067;~SMCOG1034:cytochrome P450;~TransMembrane:1 (o30-48i);~antiSMASH:Cluster_3.7;~go_function: GO:0005506 - iron ion binding [Evidence IEA];~go_function: GO:0016705 - oxidoreductase activity, acting on paired donors, with incorporation or reduction of molecular oxygen [Evidence IEA];~go_function: GO:0016712 - oxidoreductase activity, acting on paired donors, with incorporation or reduction of molecular oxygen, reduced flavin or flavoprotein as one donor, and incorporation of one atom of oxygen [Evidence IEA];~go_function: GO:0020037 - heme binding [Evidence IEA];~go_process: GO:0055114 - oxidation-reduction process [Evidence IEA]), translating into MDVDNSSFPWALRPSPSVDDSDAHPVLHPLNPFLVSLIPVAIFLLVTLPKTQFQRKPSPAPHTHESPRWYPHKDPILGLDVLFDIAQSVYNHRFLAFTADLINRFNGTITYLSLGRQAVYTINPANLHAMLADRTRCQDFGLGPTRRQNWKPLFGSGIFNSDGAIWKHHRSTLRPILSRAGAHEIEVFETHLQTLMRAVPADGRTVDLQRIFHALTLDVSTHLFLGTSTEVLPSLFSPDSDAGSRGQEFAAAFDYAQRAVSGIDDFTLSGVCWRFLFGDARLDQSLQTVHSFIDDTIEQASETFSTGSGSRMATGQVLLYKLLNEARSREDIKYDIINLLAAGKDSMTSFMGSIWYILCQRRDVLDTIRSEISVLQGRPPTVQQLSQFSYLHMVLQEGILSFASLSRKNLLINIRTPTVLRLYPPVAANQRTAEVDTFLPRGGGADGESPMRVPRGASVGYSVYAMHRLPEFFGADADEFRPERWVDIKSKPRAYMPFHAGPRTCLGRELYTLYN; encoded by the exons ATGGATGTCGATAACTCTTCGTTCCCCTGGGCCCTCcgtccctctccctctgtCGACGACTCGGACGCCCACCCTGTCCTTCATCCACTGAATCCTTTTCTTGTTTCCCTCATCCCAGTGGCAATATTCCTCCTTGTCACACTCCCAAAGACCCAATTCCAGAGAAAGCCCTCCCCAGCTCCACACACACACGAATCCCCCCGGTGGTACCCTCACAAGGATCCCATTCTCGGCCTCGACGTCCTGTTCGATATCGCCCAATCAGTGTATAACCACAGGTTCCTTGCGTTTACTGCGGATCTCATTAACCGATTCAACGGGACAATTACGTATCTGAGTCTTGGGCGACAGGCAGTCTATACAATCAACCCGGCCAATCTGCACGCGATGCTGGCAGATCGAACTCGCTGCCAGGACTTTGGACTTGGGCCGACAAGGCGACAGAACTGGAAGCCGTTATTTGGCAGCGGGATCTTCAACTCTGACGGGGCTATTTGGAAG CACCACCGCAGCACATTACGTCCTATTCTGTCTCGTGCTGGAGCGCACGAGATTGAGGTCTTTGAGACACATCTGCAGACGCTTATGCGAGCAGTCCCGGCAGATGGGAGGACAGTTGATCTCCAGCGAATTTTCCACGCTTTGACGCTGGATGTCTCGACCCATCTCTTCCTGGGGACATCGACAGAAGTCCTGCCATCACTTTTCAGCCCTGACTCCGATGCTGGCTCCCGCGGGCAGGAGTTTGCAGCGGCGTTCGACTATGCCCAGCGCGCCGTTTCAGGGATCGACGATTTCACCTTGTCTGGGGTTTGCTGGAGGTTTCTGTTTGGGGATGCGCGGCTCGATCAGTCCTTACAGACTGTGCATTCGTTCATTGACGATACTATCGAGCAGGCCAGCGAGACTTTCTCTACTGGTTCTGGATCACGTATGGCTACTGGTCAGGTTCTTCTGTACAAACTCCTCAACGAAGCCCGATCGAGGGAAGATATCAAATACGACATCATCAATCTACTGGCCGCGGGCAAAGACAGCATGACCTCCTTCATGGGCTCGATCTGGTACATTCTATGTCAAAGACGGGATGTCTTGGATACCATCCGTTCGGAAATCAGTGTTCTGCAGGGCCGGCCTCCGACCGTGCAGCAGCTTTCCCAGTTTTCGTACCTGCATATGGTCCTGCAAGAAGGTATTCTCTCTTTCGCTTCTCTTTCCAGGAAGAACCTGCTCATTAATATACGTACTCCGACAGTCCTCCGCCTATACCCCCCGGTAGCTGCCAACCAGCGAACCGCCGAAGTGGATACATTCCTCCCTCGTGGCGGCGGAGCCGATGGGGAATCGCCAATGCGCGTACCGCGTGGCGCATCCGTGGGGTACTCGGTGTATGCGATGCACAGGCTGCCTGAGTTCTTCGGCGCAGACGCTGATGAGTTTCGGCCGGAGCGGTGGGTTGACATTAAGAGCAAGCCTAGGGCGTACATGCCTTTCCATGCGGGGCCTCGGACTTGTTTAGGGCGTGAGTTGTATActctctataattaa
- a CDS encoding MFS transporter (COG:G;~EggNog:ENOG410PFE6;~InterPro:IPR020846,IPR011701,IPR036259;~PFAM:PF07690,PF00083;~SMCOG1106:major facilitator transporter;~TransMembrane:12 (i39-61o73-93i105-124o130-152i164-185o191-213i262-287o307-326i346-367o373-398i405-427o439-459i);~antiSMASH:Cluster_3.7;~go_function: GO:0022857 - transmembrane transporter activity [Evidence IEA];~go_process: GO:0055085 - transmembrane transport [Evidence IEA]), producing the protein MTDVEKQATDQDVVLVEFDGPDDPENPFNWPTWKKGRQLVLMAFNTFITPLASSMFTPGVGEVMKEFNITSTMLGSFVVSVYILGYSFGPFLIAPISEIYGRVMLYHVCNLLFLIFTIACAVAQSMPQLIVFRLLAGMAGVCPLTIGSGTVADMVPKEKRAGIMAIWAMGPILGPVVGPVAGGFLAEAEGWRWVFWVIAITTGVMMILTIIWYRESYGPVVLQRKAARLRKATGNPDLRAAHEVDKFSTQLFLSALARPIKLLFGSPIVFLMALFAATTYGYLYLMFTTITSIFESEYGFSPGVAGLSYLGFGIGSMLGLVITGAVSNHIATVHIKQGRFSPESRLLPMMVGCWFMPAGLFWYGWAAEAGTHWIVPILGTGVFAVGLMVVFMCVSTYLVDSYLRYAASVTAANTVLRSLVGALLPLAGPSMYQALGLGWGNSLLAFIALAMCVVPFVFWKYGERIRTNPRFQVKL; encoded by the exons ATGACAGACGTTGAGAAACAGGCCACGGACCAGGATGTCGTCCTGGTGGAGTTTGACGGCCCTGACGACCCAGAGAATCCCTTCAACTGGCCCACCTGGAAGAAAGGTCGCCAGCTGGTCCTGATGGCCTTTAACACTTTCATAAC CCCCCTGGCCTCGTCCATGTTCACCCCCGGCGTTGGCGAAGTCATGAAAGAGttcaacatcaccagcaccatgcTCGGCTCGTTTGTAGTCTCGGTCTACATCCTAGGCTACTCCTTCGGGCCCTTCCTGATTGCCCCGATCTCTGAAATCTACGGCCGCGTCATGCTGTACCATGTCTGCAATCTACTCTTCCTTATCTTCACCATTGCCTGCGCAGTCGCCCAGTCCATGCCGCAGCTGATTGTCTTCCGCTTATTAGCGGGCATGGCGGGCGTCTGCCCGTTGACCATTGGCTCAGGCACTGTCGCGGATATGGTTCCTAAAGAGAAGCGCGCGGGcatcatggccatctggGCAATGGGCCCTATTCTCGGACCGGTCGTTGGGCCCGTCGCTGGCGGCTTCTTAGCTGAAGCAGagggctggcgctgggtgtTCTGGGTCATAGCTATTACC ACTGGCGTCATGATGATCCTAACCATAATCTGGTACCGCGAATCCTACGGCCCCGTCGTCCTGCAACGCAAAGCCGCACGTCTCCGCAAAGCCACCGGAAACCCTGACCTGCGCGCCGCGCACGAAGTCGACAAATTCAGCACGCAGCTCTTCCTATCCGCTCTCGCACGCCCGATCAAGCTCCTCTTCGGCTCGCCAATTGTGTTCCTGATGGCGCTGTTCGCTGCAACGACCTACGGCTACCTCTATCTCATGTTCACGACCATCACGTCCATCTTCGAATCGGAATACGGCTTCTCGCCTGGTGTAGCGGGCCTGTCATACTTAGGGTTCGGGATCGGAAGTATGCTGGGTCTTGTTATCACAGGCGCCGTGTCTAACCACATTGCCACGGTCCATATAAAACAGGGCCGCTTCTCTCCGGAATCGCGTTTGCTGCCTATGATGGTTGGGTGCTGGTTCATGCCCGCCGGGTTATTCTGGTATGGCTGGGCCGCCGAGGCAGGAACGCACTGGATCGTACCGATTCTAGGCACGGGTGTTTTTGCTGTGGGGTTGATGGTTGTGTTTATGTGTGTTAGTACTTACCTTGTGGACTCGTATCTGCGGTATGCGGCGTCGGTGACGGCGGCGAATACGGTGTTGAGATCGTTGGTTGGGGCGCTGTTGCCCCTGGCTGGGCCGTCTATGTATCAGGcgttggggctggggtggGGGAATTCGTTGCTGGCGTTTATTGCGCTGGCGATGTGTGTTGTGCCGTTTGTGTTTTGGAAGTATGGGGAGAGGATAAGGACAAATCCGCGGTTCCAGGTGAAGTTGTAA
- a CDS encoding DUF3176 domain-containing protein (COG:S;~EggNog:ENOG410PR4M;~InterPro:IPR021514;~PFAM:PF11374;~TransMembrane:2 (i60-78o478-500i);~antiSMASH:Cluster_3.7) yields the protein MTTISRACILFSVSEALGQLKWVWLMQSERPVHDLRTFDEASRGPFGALGLIWALRGRRFAVLSSLAMILALGFDPFAQNLIRFHQGSIYNLTERAYTGDTSLYNAYGAPFEMDAFLVEPTLKSNVYNSLFRSDEDMPWSIPRYSCPSTNCTWDPVISLEARMLCANITESLVQSCHNVSETNSARLVNCTAGLPRSEMQTWALLNYTKNSFRADEIHGLVGQAVEPSVALVYTNATRNTFQFIAPWEFKDFSGTSVTRQVSLWEATECSFEPIVRSFQPSVKNNVYSDTTLAIWSDSTLVHDTDSSSTSSTSTSNNPQYTNDTEFTWHFQPPWGRELGMNTTTNPTGTFQYGLAAEKAVAKFLRILFSGYYWRNQTHEGYQPTAPDAAPDAALYAASDVLQTLDRGDLAGCGDNNPISYQRSVPVKVNCSAQNVARAISKTFRDSTSSGAGSGYIPEDGRAGYGRVQVNVTFISVRWQWIALPVLVWVLGAVAVVGAIWKTRRRRAPRWKNDPLPLLFLYQGEDENEMTGEGGVGEKKRWVPNADLLKVKLGHT from the exons ATGACGACCATCTCCCGGGCTTGTATATTGTTCTCGGTTAGCGAGGCGCTGGGCCAGCTGAAGTGGGTATGGTTGATGCAGAGCGAGAGGCCGGTCCATGACCTGCGCACGTTTGATGAGGCTAGCAGAGGGCCTTTTGGAGCTCTGGGGTTGATTTGGGCACTTCGTGGACG ACGTTTTGCGGTACTAAGCAGCCTCGCTATGATCCTAGCCCTGGGATTTGACCCCTTTGCCCAGAATCTGATTCGCTTTCATCAAGGCAGTATCTATAATCTAACCGAAAGAGCATATACTGGAGACACATCTCTGTACAATGCTTACGGGGCCCCGTTCGAGATGGATG CGTTCCTAGTTGAGCCGACACTCAAATCGAACGTATACAATTCTCTCTTCAGAAGCGACGAGGACATGCCCTGGTCCATCCCCAGATATTCATGTCCATCAACCAATTGCACCTGGGACCCAGTCATATCACTAGAGGCCCGGATGCTCTGTGCAAACATCACCGAATCCCTCGTCCAGTCATGCCATAATGTCTCCGAGACGAACTCAGCACGGCTGGTGAACTGCACCGCAGGCCTCCCAAGAAGCGAAATGCAGACATGGGCTCTGCTAAACTACACCAAGAACAGCTTCCGCGCGGACGAGATCCACGGCCTCGTAGGCCAAGCAGTTGAGCCCTCCGTCGCGCTGGTCTACACGAACGCAACAAGAAATACCTTCCAGTTCATCGCGCCCTGGGAGTTCAAGGACTTCTCAGGAACTAGTGTGACGAGACAGGTCTCCCTGTGGGAGGCAACGGAGTGCTCGTTTGAACCAATCGTCCGTAGCTTCCAGCCATCCGTTAAAAACAATGTCTACAGCGATACAACGCTGGCCATCTGGTCAGATAGCACCCTTGTCCACGACacagacagcagcagcaccagcagcaccagcaccagcaacaaccccCAATACACCAACGACACCGAATTCACATGGCATTTCCAGCCCCCCTGGGGCCGCGAACTAGGCATGAACACCACCACAAACCCAACAGGGACATTCCAGTACGGCCTCGCCGCCGAAAAGGCCGTCGCCAAGTTCCTGCGCATCCTGTTCTCGGGCTATTACTGGCGCAACCAGACGCACGAGGGGTATCAGCCCACGGCGCCGGACGCGGCGCCGGACGCGGCGCTGTATGCAGCCAGCGATGTCCTGCAGACGCTGGACCGGGGCGATCTCGCGGGCTGTGGAGACAATAACCCGATCTCGTATCAGCGTTCTGTTCCTGTCAAGGTTAACTGCAGTGCGCAGAACGTGGCGCGGGCGATTTCGAAGACGTTTCGGGATTCGACGAGTTCGGGTGCGGGCTCGGGGTATATCCCTGAGGATGGACGGGCGGGGTATGGGAGGGTGCAGGTTAATGTGACGTTCATCTCGGTGCGGTGGCAGTGGATTGCGCTGCCGGTTTTGGTGTGGGTGCTGGGGGCTGTTGCGGTTGTGGGGGCGATCTGGAAGacgcggaggaggagggcgccGAGGTGGAAGAATGACCCGTTGCCGTTGTTGTTTCTTTatcagggcgaggatgagaatgagatgaCGGGGGAAGGGGGGGttggagaaaagaagaggtgGGTTCCGAATGCAGACCTTTTGAAGGTCAAGTTAGGGCATACATGA
- a CDS encoding uncharacterized protein (antiSMASH:Cluster_3.7), which produces MSRTSVSSERIEEFAQELLPLDHRASNDDTQRNEDSEPESESEHSRPPSIQHAKQKPSTAQKIGAY; this is translated from the coding sequence ATGTCGAGGACGAGCGTCTCCAGCGAACGCATAGAAGAGTTCGCCCAAGAATTACTCCCACTCGACCACAGAGCTTCAAACGACGACACACAACGAAATGAAGACAGCGAGCCAGAATCAGAGTCCGAGCACTCACGCCCACCAAGCATCCAGCACGCGAAACAGAAACCATCTACTGCGCAGAAAATAGGCGCCTATTAA
- a CDS encoding EGFR-like transmembrane domain-containing protein (InterPro:IPR017756;~TransMembrane:1 (o30-53i);~antiSMASH:Cluster_3.7): MYDMFLDESENITKTETETETSVSDLSTGAIADITIGGVVSLAVLLLGVFLALRRRRQADHATGEEEKPFLGHYAEYVLRPAGMKQ, translated from the coding sequence ATGTACGATATGTTCCTAGACGAGAGCGAAAATATCACCAAAACggagaccgagaccgagacaTCAGTTTCTGATCTATCCACTGGCGCCATCGCAGATATTACTATTGGCGGAGTTGTTAGCTTGGCGGTTCTTCTACTTGGGGTGTTTCTTGCTCTTCGGAGGCGTCGGCAGGCTGATCATGCgactggggaggaagagaagcctTTTCTCGGTCACTATGCAGAATATGTGTTACGTCCTGCGGGGATGAAGCAGTAG